Proteins found in one Triticum aestivum cultivar Chinese Spring chromosome 4D, IWGSC CS RefSeq v2.1, whole genome shotgun sequence genomic segment:
- the LOC123096269 gene encoding transmembrane 9 superfamily member 1, whose protein sequence is MLLLRGLLLAALLAVARSPLASASESDHKYKISEPVKLWVNKVGPYNNPQETYNYYSLPFCQPAENPAHKWGGLGEVLGGNELIDSQIDIQFLKNVDKGPICTIELDAKKVQQFTDAIESSYWFELFIDDLPLWGFVGETDKNNENKHYLYTHKNIVVKYNGNRVIHVNLTQESPKLLEAGRKLDMTYSVKWVQTNVAFARRFEVYLDYPFFEHQIHWFSIFNSFMMVIFLTGLVSMILMRTLRNDYAKYAREDDDLESLERDVSEESGWKLVHGDVFRPPRNLMFLSAVVGIGTQMAALILLVIVLAIVGMLYVGRGAIITTFIVCYALTSFISGYVSGGLYSRNGGKNWIKSMVLTASLFPFLCFSIGLVLNTIAIFYHSLAAIPFGTMVVIFVLWAFISFPLVLLGTVVGRNWSGAPNNPCRVKTIPRPIPEKKWYLTPSVISLMGGLLPFGSIFIEMYFVFTSFWNYKVYYVYGFMLLVFVILLIVTVCVTIVGTYFLLNAENYHWQWTSFFSAASTALYVYLYAIYYYHVKTKMSGFFQTSFYFGYTLMFCLGLGILCGAIGYLGSTLFVRRIYRNIKCD, encoded by the exons atgcTCCTTCTCcgtggcctcctcctcgccgcgctCCTCGCCGTCGCGCGGTCGCCCCTGGCGTCCGCCTCCGAGTCTGACCACAAG TACAAAATTTCAGAACCAGTTAAGCTCTGGGTAAACAAGGTTGGCCCGTACAATAATCCTCAGGAAACATACAACTATTACAGCCTTCCGTTTTGTCAACCAGCTGAAAACCCTGCACATAAATGGGGTGGACTCGGAGAGGTTCTCGGTGGAAATGAGCTGATTGATAGTCAGATTGATatacagtttttga AAAATGTGGACAAGGGCCCCATTTGCACAATAGAACTTGATGCTAAGAAGGTTCAGCAATTTACTGATGCCATTGAAAGCTCATACTGGTTTGAGCTTTTCATAG ATGATCTGCCATTGTGGG GTTTTGTTGGGGAGACCGACAAAAACAATGAAAACAAGCACTATCTTTACACACACAAGAATATTGTTGTTAAATACAACGGTAACAGG GTAATTCATGTCAATCTCACTCAAGAGTCACCTAAGCTTCTTGAAGCTGGAAGAAAATTGGACATGACATATTCAGTGAAGTGGGTGCAAACAAATGTGGCATTTGCACGGCGTTTTGAAGTTTACTTGGACTACCCGTTCTTCGAACACCAG ATTCATTGGTTCTCcatcttcaattctttcatgatgGTCATTTTCTTAACTGGTTTAGTATCAATGATATTGATGAGAACCCTGAGAAATGATTATGCAAAATATGCTCGTGAAGATGATGATCTTGAGTCACTT GAAAGGGATGTTAGTGAGGAATCTGGATGGAAGCTTGTTCATGGAGATGTATTTCGACCTCCACGCAACCTAATGTTTCTGTCTGCTGTTGTTGGCATTGGCACTCAGATGGCAGCTCTTATCCTGCTTGTTATTGTACTTGCCATTGTTGGTATGCTTTATGTTGG ACGAGGAGCTATTATCACAACCTTTATCGTGTGCTACGCGCTTACATCTTTCATTTCTGGATATGTTAGTGGCGGCCTCTACTCAAGGAACGGCG GCAAAAACTGGATAAAGTCTATGGTCCTTACCGCGTCCCTTTTTCCATTCTTGTGCTTTTCAATTGGATTAGTGTTGAACACCATTGCTATCTTCTACCATTCATTAGCGGCTATACCATTTGGTACAATGGTTGTCATATTTGTCCTCTGGGCTTTTATCTCTTTCCCACTGGTGCTATTGGGAACAGTAGTTGGTCGAAACTGGAGTGGTGCTCCCAATAACCCATGCCGTGTGAAGACAATCCCACGTCCTATTCCTGAGAAGAAGTGGTACCTAACACCTTCTGTTATCTCATTGATGGGTGGGCTTCTTCCCTTCGGCAGCATTTTCATCGAGATGTACTTCGTATTCACTTCATTCTGGAACTACAAG GTGTACTATGTTTATGGCTTCATGTTGCTAGTCTTTGTCATCCTCCTAATCGTAACAGTATGTGTCACTATTGTGGGCACTTATTTCTTGTTGAATGCCGAGAACTATCATTGGCAATGGACATCGTTCTTCTCGGCTGCATCAACCGCCTTGTATGTATATCTATACGCTATATACTATTATCACGTGAAGACAAAGATGTCAGGCTTTTTCCAGACTAGCTTCTACTTCGGCTACACGTTGATGTTCTGTCTGGGGCTAGGCATACTTTGTG GTGCTATCGGCTATCTGGGGTCAACTCTGTTTGTCAGGAGAATCTACAGAAACATCAAATGCGACTAA
- the LOC123096270 gene encoding uncharacterized protein isoform X2 produces MRGWRCCGRVATGGHQSVDLREGGVRRGHQAAAVAGGERIQCSPAAPYGRRISPSSPCAAAARDMAKIGRTPWPWDGRGWAGGVRTSAHEQARKLSEEKAVRGMSLSAVVCRPARRRPARSSAAAGYRGLRRRGRMRRRRVPRMLVVLGIDRQRRRASFSHSAGLSKSNIYGCAADDMFFGSCFAMAFLFHFSIHFF; encoded by the exons ATGCGTGGATGGCGATGCTGCGGGAGGGTGGCGACCGGCGGGCACCAATCTGTCGACCTGCGGGAGGGCGGCGTCCGACGGGGGCACCAGgctgcggccgtggcgggtggagAGCGCATCCAATGCTCGCCGGCTGCTCCCTACGGCCGGCGGATTTCCCCTTCGTCTCCGTGCGCGGCCGCTGCTCGCGACATGGCAAAAATTGGGAGAACTCCATGGCCATGGGATGGCAGAGggtgggctggaggagtacggacGAGCGCGCATGAGCAGGCGAGGAAGCTGAGCGAGGAGAAGGCAGTGCGAGGGATGTCGTTGTCGGCGGTGGTTTGCCGGCCGGCGCGGAGGCGGCCTGCAAGATCGAGCGCTGCGGCGGGTTACAGGGGGCTAAGAAGGAGAGGTAGGATGCGGCGGCGGAGGGTACCTCGGATGCTGGTGGTGCTCGGGATCGATCGGCAACGGCGGAGAGCTTCGTTCTCCCATTCTGCAG GACTGTCCAAATCCAACATTTATGGTTGTGCAGCTGATGATATGTTTTTTGGATCATGTtttgccatggcatttttatttcatttttcaatTCATTTTTTCTGA
- the LOC123096270 gene encoding uncharacterized protein isoform X1, which translates to MRGWRCCGRVATGGHQSVDLREGGVRRGHQAAAVAGGERIQCSPAAPYGRRISPSSPCAAAARDMAKIGRTPWPWDGRGWAGGVRTSAHEQARKLSEEKAVRGMSLSAVVCRPARRRPARSSAAAGYRGLRRRGRMRRRRVPRMLVVLGIDRQRRRASFSHSAGSAPSSGTEYLSEEQCYRVDIPGKQIPLEDSNKTLLFSSCSFIAL; encoded by the exons ATGCGTGGATGGCGATGCTGCGGGAGGGTGGCGACCGGCGGGCACCAATCTGTCGACCTGCGGGAGGGCGGCGTCCGACGGGGGCACCAGgctgcggccgtggcgggtggagAGCGCATCCAATGCTCGCCGGCTGCTCCCTACGGCCGGCGGATTTCCCCTTCGTCTCCGTGCGCGGCCGCTGCTCGCGACATGGCAAAAATTGGGAGAACTCCATGGCCATGGGATGGCAGAGggtgggctggaggagtacggacGAGCGCGCATGAGCAGGCGAGGAAGCTGAGCGAGGAGAAGGCAGTGCGAGGGATGTCGTTGTCGGCGGTGGTTTGCCGGCCGGCGCGGAGGCGGCCTGCAAGATCGAGCGCTGCGGCGGGTTACAGGGGGCTAAGAAGGAGAGGTAGGATGCGGCGGCGGAGGGTACCTCGGATGCTGGTGGTGCTCGGGATCGATCGGCAACGGCGGAGAGCTTCGTTCTCCCATTCTGCAG GTTCTGCTCCCTCGAGTGGCACCGAGTATCTATCTGAGGAGCAGTGCTACCGTGTTGATATTCCAGGCAAGCAAATCCCCCTTGAGGATTCCAATAAAACCCTACTCTTTAGCTCTTGCTCTTTTATTGCATTatga